From Quercus lobata isolate SW786 chromosome 11, ValleyOak3.0 Primary Assembly, whole genome shotgun sequence:
GGACGACCACAGtatgtgcctggaagtaatggggGAGTTCACGTGTCGCATGTACCATCGCCAAAACGACTTTCTCCAGTGGCAGATAACGGAcctcgacctcatgtagtaaCTTGCTCACATAATAGACTGGCATTTGTATGCCGCCACCAACTCGTATCAAGACCAAGCTTACGGCATGGAGGGCCATAGCAATATAAGCGAATAGGACCTCATTCACCTCAGGACTGGATATGATTGGTGGCCGAGCGAGATAATCCTTAAGCTGTTGGAAGGCTAAGGCACACTCCTTggtccactcaaatcctttccacttattCATCAATAGGAAGAAGGGTCTGCACCTATCCGCTGATCGAGAGATGAAGCGGTTTAAGGCAGCAATCATTCTGGTCAGCTTTTGGACTTCCTTGGGATTTCGAGGTGGTTGTAAATTGTTGATTTCCTTAATCTGATCAAGGTTAATTTCAATTCCGCAATGAGTAACCATGTAGCCTAGAAATTTACCCGATCCCACACCAAAAGAGCATTTCAAAGCGTTAAGGCGCAACTTATGCTTcctcagaatttcaaaaatgttcCCGAGGTCTCCTACGTGCTCGGATACCACCTTACTCTTCACTACCATATTGTCTATATAGACCTCAATACTCTTGCCAAACTGTGGTTCAAACATTCTAGTCATCATCTTTTGATAGGTAGACCttgcatatatttttcaaaccgaatggcatcactttgtagtggtAGTTCCCAATAGGGGTGAAAAAAGCTGTCTTTTCCTGATCGCCCAGGGCTAGGTATCTGGTGGTacccttggaaggcatccaagaagctcatccgaggatggcctacGGTTGCGTCCACCAGCTGGCCTATCCTAGACATTGGGAAGGGATCCTTTGGGCAGGCCTTATTTAAATttgtgaagtctacacacactcgccatttcccactcttcttcttcaccaccacagTATTGGCCAGCCACTTAGGCTAAAAaacctccttgatagcccctgcctgcTTGAGCCTTTTCACTTCATCTCTGATGGCGTTAAAGTGATCCTTGGATGAGCATcgaggtggttgcttcttgggaGTGACAGATGGATTAACATTTAGATGGTGGCAGATGAAGCTCAGATCCACCCTCGGGGCTTCGTAAGCGCTCCATGCGAACATATCAACATTTTTCCTAAGAAACTCTATCAGCTCTTCCTTCTCTAGAGGAGGCAGCTGAGCCCCAATCTGAAAGAATTTCTCCAAATCATCACCAACGACGACCGTTTTCAAGTCTTCACATTTCGCCTCCTCGGCCAATCCATTGACAAGCAACACCGGAGCTCTTAATTGCTATAAACCCCTTTCAGCAAAGGCTGAGGACTCAACTTCGGGCTATCGTGAGATTGCGGCCACCAGGCACTGCATAACCATGGATTGACTCCCAATAATCTCTTCAATTTGGCCCTCCGACAGATATTTCACCTTCTAATACAAGGTGAAAGAGACGGTCCCCAGTGCATGAAGCCAAGGCCTCGCCACAATGGTCGTGTAGGGGGAATAATCATCCACTAcgatgaagtccacctccaccacttcTGAACTGGCCTGCACCGGTAGTCTAATCTGGCCCCTCGAAATGAGAaccttcccatcaaaactcaCAAAGGGTGAGTCGTAGGTAGTTAAGTCCCCGGGTCccaagttcagccccttgtataggtcgAGGTATATAATCTCAGCACCACTGCCTTGGTCCACTATcaccctcttcacatcatatcCCCCAATCCTGAGCGTAACCACCAAAGTGTCATCGTGGGGCTATATGGTTCCAACCTTATCCTCATCCAAAAAGCTTAACGCTAGCTGGATGTTCACTTTAGCCCTCTTCGGCCTCGAACTGGTGTCCTAGATGGACAGCCGAGCCACAGACATCACTCTGAAGGGGTAAGAACCGGTCCTCCCAAGAGTGGCAAAGATGACATTTATCGTGCCCAATGggggtcttgaagaagcatctctCTCGGGTTCCAAGCCGATCTGGCTCTTCTGGCCAAAGGAATGATGCAAGAGCTGCTTCAACTTTCCCTCTCGGACCAATTGGTCTAAATGGTCCACAAATTTCGTAGTCTTCTATAGTATGTCCCTGGTCTTAGTGATATTGGCAATAGAGGTTCTAATTACGCTTCATGGGGTTTCCTatcatcttgtttggccatttaaagaatgactcattcttaatcttcttcAGAACTTGATGCACTGGCTCCCGGAACACCGCGTTAACTGCCTGAGCATTGACAGACCCTAACTGCCTAGCATAGTCTCTCCGAGGCGATTGTTGTTGTATCGGTCCGACTttaaatccctcctctcctaagGGATAACCTTATCATTTCCTTTCCCCTACTACTGGTCTTCCTCAACCCTTTTATATTTGTCAATCTAGTCTATGAGCTGGCGCATGCTGGTGACAAGTTTTCCTGTTAAAGACTTCCTTAAGCCGTGCTCGGTTAGGAGGCCGACCTTGAAAGTACTGATAGCCACGTCATCAAAGTCACCGTCTATCTCATTATACATCTCCTAGTATTGGTCTGAGTACGTCTTCAGGGTCTCCCTTTCTCGCATGGACAAAGATAGTAGGGAATCCAGGGGCCGAGGAACCTTGCTACAAGTGATAAAATGAGAGCCAAATGCCTGGGTGAGCTCCTTGAGGGAACGTATGGAACCCGCCCTTAAACCATCGAACCATCTCATTGCCACGAGTTCCAGATTGAAggggaacaccttgcacatcaaggcttTGTCCCTAGAATGGAAAACCATTCTTTGGTTGAAATGGCTCACTGTTCCACAGGGTTTGTTCGACCATTATAGATGGTGAATGTTGGCTGgttgaaccgccgaggaagtcTTACCCCTTCAATCTTGCGCGTGAAAGGTGATCTGGAAACTTGGTTCAATGCCTTGCTCATAGCGTCATTTCCTAGGCCTTTGCAAGGCGGGCTCTTATACCTACGTTTGTGATGATGCTCCTTATCGTAGGAGAAAGACTCGTTTGGTGGGGTCCTTAACCTTCTTCTATAACTAGCATCCTCTCCATCATCAGAGGAAACGTCAGGGTTTGAGGTGGCTCACTCTCGTCGTGCATAGCGCAGCTCCCTCTTTAGATGGTCGATTTCCCTTTGCATGGCTCTGTTATGTTGCTCCTGAGAGATACAACTTCCAACTTGAGAGTGGCTTTTACTTGTATGCGTAGTATGCACGCTGCCTTCTCGATCTCTCCTATGCTCAAGGTTAGTGAAAGGATTTTCATGTTGGGATGTCATGGATTTTGCTTGGTGTGGACCTGAACCTACCATAGTTGACCGTTGTCTTCACTATCACataagttcttcccacagacaaCACCAATTGTAGGGGGAATACGTTTTGCAGCCCAAacccaagatgtatgggattTTGACCCAGTaagcccagtacaataaatttgtagatagtgggtcaaagaactaggccttaaTGAATTGGACAACGGCTAATATGGATTTAAATGatgatcaaacaaaaacaagaagcaCTGATTTGAATCAATTCACTATCCGAGGAGGTAAGCCTTTATATAAACCAACTAGACTGAATACAAGTATAATTTTGATGGCTACAatgttctctttctctttttccggTCCCTTCCTCATGGATggtcttttacattatatagttccctttggACTATCTTGATCTTACACTTATTAGTCATTTGAGCCCCTATTTGAGTACttatcccatcagacaccctctttaGCTTTCTGTGAGTTATGGTAGttaaggcagcactgttcagaggtcttcttcacataaatgcggccagaaaagtagctgcagtgcattcaatgcggtggtaatagctttcccttaaatatttttggattccCCTCCTTGTATGGTCATGATGCATGTCCCTATCATTGGAGTTTCATGAAAGGTCACTTTAATCattggaatacatatttgagtTGTACTTATCGTAtccgaggagatattcctcctcggacaacctTCCCATTTGTATCTTGCTCATTAAATCCTGAGCTTGAACCGTTTATTACCATTTGTTTCTCCTCGGACTACTCACGCTCTCAActaaggcccaatatataattttgggcccttaatccTACAAGTAAAAAGAAACTGACTTTTTAAGTAAATGTCAAACACAACCttaatatcacaaattttattgaCTTAAAGCAAAtaaacactaaacaaattatGAATATGAATTCTGAAACTTGTATTCATTCTAATTaaaccatattttatttttctataaaaatctGTTTCTGGCCTTTTTATTGattcatctcttttttcttcttgataaaaaactgaaatttcattaaaatgaaCTAAAAAGAATTACATCAATGGAGAGAGCATATTCTACATAATAAATCCAAGTAATATACTGTCTCTTTAGGTATTATATAtgcttattaattaatttaacgAGTTAGATATATCATTATGCTTATCtcatttatccaaaaataaaaacatgtctCATTGAAGAAAACAATGAAGCCGAGTGTCGTCATTTCTGTAGGGCTCCATGGCATGGTGCAATTATCATTTATCACTACATTGCTCaacttgtgttttttcttttttcgttttttaTAGAAGAAGCGTGCTTTTATTCCATTGATCAactcactctttctttttttttaagctaagAATATTGTTTTGACTGCCTTTATTATGCgctttattttatatgtatttatttttttttttgatcgatttatatttattttaagtgttGTTGATAACCATATTTGAGatttctttttggaaaaaaaaaaaaaaacagtgacaTTTTTTATGCATGTAGCAGAGCTGTAATGACACAAGTGGTGCCTTATCTACTCCTTTTGTTGAGTCTATTTACTCAACCTACAAAATCATTGTTGAAAAGAATCAGAACTATGGTCTTCTTTATTGCATTCACCTTTTTCCCCCTTTGAAGTAATTCCAGGAAGGAAATGAGAAATTGTAGTTCGtaggcacaaaaaaaaaaataaataaataaaaattgacaacAAAATTATAGGTTGAGTTGGGGGGCGTTTGGATTTGGGTAAGATAATGTTTGGGTTAAAAATGAGTTGTCTTAAACAGGCCGCAAGTAAGTAGAGTCAATTAGATTACAAGTTGGGTTAATTGGGTTATGTATTATCTAAACTCTGAACTCCAGAATGCAAATGATTTCTATTTTCATCAATGCAATATGAACGAACCAAACTTTGGCAAATTAGTAAGTCGACATACGttcctaaatatatatatatatatatatatatttatatataaaaaaaaaaagacatatttTCTTGCTCTAAACTCTAAAGACACTGCAAGTAGTGCTCTTTTTAGGGAGAAAATGGacttttgtcattttaaaaaaaaaatatccaacaaAATGATCAATGTCTGAAACTAATTATGACAAATATGGActtagaaagggaaaaaaaaaaaaaaaaaattggaacttAGTTCTATGTAAAGTACTCGAGTTGcacttgaattttttcaaggaactcaagttccatgaactcgagtacttcacatggaactcgagttccaaaaaaaataaaaataaaataagttcaCTATAGctcaattgtccaaaaatcgagttttaaattgaaacttgatttttagaaaattaagtttcaaaaGAGGAGCATTTCCTTAAATAATTTCAGATATAaggtattttgttgaatatttaaaaaaaaaaatggcaaaagtCTATTTTCTCCCTCTTTTCAGAGTTCAAAAAtacagattattattattttagtataaaGGGAAAGCAAATGTACGTAGAAAACGGTGAAGCTGGGTGCCATAATATATTCTTATTTTAGTATATGGCAATGATGGCATGGTGCAATTATCACTACATGGCTTTATTACACACTGATCCACTCCCTATTTTTTATTGACAAAACTAAGAATATTTATTGAGCGTCTTTACCAtgtgctttatttttatttatgatgaCCAACCTTGAGATTTTTCATGTTGCAAAAAATGTCCTTTACATGGCTTAAGCCACCAAACTACCTCCCCTTTAcggaaattaattatttaacataTATGCTATATTAAACTCTCAATTATTAGGGAATCTTTAAGGTGTTGTTTTAGCATTACTCATCGACCAGATTTCAAGACTATTTCTCCTATTGCATTCCTTCTTCagttcttcttttatttatttattcaagtGGAATTGGGAAGGAAATGAAGAAACACTACTGAAGCCAAAGTGTCACCATTTCTGTAGGGCTCTCTGGGCATCAACGGCACTATTATCTCAAAACTGGACAAAGGattgctgtgtttttttttaaaaaaaaaatagcaatgaTCACTACATGGCTCAACTTTGCGTCTTGCATTTCACTCCCAGTATTTCTTTATCTACAAATTAACctaagaatatttttttcagTGCCTTCATCATGgtgcttttttttattaattattagtgcTGTTGTAATAGAAATAGATATAGGATGGATTGGGATTCACAATTTAAACTTTTCAAGAGATTCTAATCAAGAAACTATTCACTCCTTTTGTTGATCTATATATGTGATCCTCTTAactaatacaaataaattattctGGGTCCGGTGCGAAGTAAGAAGAAATCAAGGTTTGCACGACTTGTCAAAAGTCCAAGGAAGTATCTGTGTCTCAATTTTAAGTTAAGGGGGAAAGGaatcaatgaaatttttttgtgggCGGATAATTAGAGAGTGTTggaatttgaatcctaaatatctcagtttaaaacactaaaaaatgtcAATCAATTGAATTACATGACTCTTGTAAATCAATGACTTTCAAGACAAAGTAGAATATACAATAGTAGAGTTGGGCAAATTCTTACTTGAAGAATAACtatgaaaattattgttgcaagaacaattagtaaaaactaatttttcacAATACATGATACACAACTCCTTAGTTTAAGGACAATAATTGTCTTACACTCCCTATATTCACCATTCTAGCAATAAtagcacacacaaaaaaaagtacataaacACACTTATCTTAACATCTAAAAGAACACAAGAGACGGTATATATACAACTATTTTCTTCCTTTAGGAATAAGTTGTAGGGGTTGCTTCTTCCGCAATG
This genomic window contains:
- the LOC115967112 gene encoding uncharacterized protein LOC115967112; protein product: MSKALNQVSRSPFTRKIEGVRLPRRFNQPTFTIYNGRTNPVEQIGGYDVKRVIVDQGSGAEIIYLDLYKGLNLGPGDLTTYDSPFVSFDGKVLISRGQIRLPVQASSEVVEVDFIVVDDYSPYTTIVARPWLHALGTQLRAPVLLVNGLAEEAKCEDLKTVVVGDDLEKFFQIGAQLPPLEKEELIEFLRKNVDMFAWSAYEAPRVDLSFICHHLNVNPSVTPKKQPPRCSSKDHFNAIRDEVKRLKQAGAIKEVF